From Flavobacterium lipolyticum, one genomic window encodes:
- a CDS encoding phage tail protein codes for MEEFIGVVKLFAGNFAPRGWAFCNGQILSIAQNTALFSILGTTYGGNGQTTFALPNLQGATAIGQGTSPGGTYVLGQAAGTPNVSILTSNLPAHVHAGPGKISVSATNASDSTPVAGASIAIPGALVSRVFAPTLGFATATPSVDLLSNVTTGATGSNLPISIMQPYVALSYIICLEGIFPSRN; via the coding sequence ATGGAAGAATTCATTGGAGTTGTAAAACTTTTTGCGGGAAATTTTGCCCCAAGAGGCTGGGCCTTTTGTAACGGACAAATATTGTCAATTGCACAAAATACGGCATTATTCTCAATCCTTGGTACAACCTATGGAGGAAATGGTCAGACTACTTTCGCTTTACCAAATCTACAAGGTGCAACAGCTATTGGACAAGGAACTTCACCTGGAGGAACTTACGTTCTTGGACAAGCTGCAGGTACACCAAACGTTTCAATTTTAACAAGCAACCTTCCTGCTCACGTTCACGCAGGACCTGGTAAAATTTCTGTGAGTGCAACAAATGCATCAGATTCAACACCGGTAGCCGGAGCATCGATAGCAATACCGGGAGCTCTTGTATCGAGAGTTTTTGCACCAACATTAGGCTTTGCAACAGCAACTCCAAGTGTCGATTTATTAAGCAATGTAACCACTGGTGCCACTGGTAGCAATCTGCCTATCTCAATAATGCAGCCTTATGTAGCATTATCTTATATCATTTGTCTAGAAGGAATTTTCCCTTCCAGAAATTAA
- a CDS encoding RNA polymerase sigma-70 factor, whose translation MYKKFTDEELVELLRQGKDKAFDELYFRYRDVLVRFVYVRMKSVPVSEEIVQEVFATIWERRKSLVIQKQFSAYIYTSVRYTTLDYIKLHTLTDQYIREVIDRNTNDCDGSNTTEDSIYYEELQEAVDKAALLLPKKSKEVFILSRIKHYTNKEIAEELNVSHETVKYHIAYALKFMRNYLGEFN comes from the coding sequence ATGTATAAGAAGTTTACAGATGAGGAGCTTGTTGAGTTATTGAGACAAGGAAAAGATAAAGCGTTTGATGAATTGTATTTCCGATATCGGGATGTATTGGTTCGGTTTGTTTATGTGAGGATGAAGTCGGTTCCGGTTTCCGAAGAGATTGTTCAGGAAGTTTTTGCAACAATTTGGGAAAGACGAAAGAGTTTGGTTATTCAAAAGCAATTTTCAGCTTATATCTACACCTCTGTTCGGTATACCACTTTAGATTATATAAAATTGCATACCCTCACCGATCAGTATATAAGAGAGGTTATAGACAGAAACACCAATGATTGCGACGGCAGCAACACTACCGAAGATTCTATTTATTATGAAGAACTGCAGGAAGCCGTTGATAAGGCTGCGTTATTGCTTCCTAAAAAATCCAAAGAAGTTTTTATTCTCAGCAGAATCAAACATTACACCAACAAAGAAATAGCCGAAGAACTTAATGTTTCGCACGAAACGGTAAAGTATCACATTGCCTACGCATTAAAGTTTATGCGAAACTACCTGGGTGAATTTAACTAA
- a CDS encoding FecR family protein — protein sequence MPEKSHQDIKLFLEGKPSLNGEELWNNWYDHPEEIFDTIALITSDQSKLKKEIQNIKKTNKVISFPNSNWAVAASLLFVVSLSCFLYLSSLKTITRQYATRAGEHAKIVLSDGTQIWLNAGSHVKYPVTFKGDTREIYLTGEAFFDVAKDKKHPFIIHTDKMDTKVLGTSFNVQAYPDQTTQEVSVLTGRVNVKSTVTEENVYVTPGQKVVFKSHSNKLQTFKDIPMNSISLWRKHIIVFEDAPLPEVIATINRNYNVTVQIANKNLNNLKISAYFKELPAGQVVALVCNIINADYKIESGTYVIR from the coding sequence ATGCCTGAAAAATCACATCAAGATATAAAACTTTTTTTAGAAGGGAAGCCCTCTTTAAATGGGGAAGAATTATGGAATAACTGGTACGATCATCCTGAAGAAATATTCGACACGATAGCATTGATCACATCAGACCAATCGAAGTTAAAAAAGGAAATTCAAAATATTAAAAAAACGAATAAGGTTATTTCTTTTCCTAATAGTAATTGGGCGGTGGCAGCTTCTTTGTTATTTGTAGTTAGCTTGTCCTGTTTCCTTTATTTATCCTCGCTAAAAACCATTACCAGGCAATATGCGACAAGAGCAGGAGAACATGCTAAAATAGTTTTAAGTGACGGAACTCAGATATGGCTTAATGCCGGAAGCCATGTAAAATATCCGGTTACTTTTAAGGGGGATACCAGAGAAATCTATTTAACCGGAGAAGCCTTTTTTGATGTAGCCAAAGATAAAAAGCATCCTTTTATCATTCATACCGATAAAATGGATACCAAAGTACTGGGAACGAGTTTTAACGTGCAGGCTTATCCGGATCAGACTACTCAGGAAGTTTCGGTGCTGACGGGAAGAGTGAATGTCAAATCAACTGTGACCGAAGAAAATGTATATGTAACTCCGGGGCAAAAAGTGGTTTTTAAATCGCACAGTAACAAACTTCAGACGTTTAAGGATATCCCAATGAACTCAATTTCGCTATGGCGGAAACACATTATCGTTTTTGAAGATGCCCCTTTACCGGAAGTCATTGCAACGATCAATCGAAATTATAACGTAACCGTTCAGATTGCAAACAAAAATTTAAACAACTTAAAAATTAGTGCTTATTTCAAAGAACTTCCGGCAGGACAGGTCGTTGCTTTGGTGTGCAATATTATCAATGCAGATTACAAAATAGAGTCGGGGACTTATGTCATCCGTTAA